Genomic window (Vigna unguiculata cultivar IT97K-499-35 chromosome 10, ASM411807v1, whole genome shotgun sequence):
atcgaaactttgataaatttcggtccctaaactttaaaaatgaatgaatatagtccttttaaaccaactttgttaacttttttttaggtttcgaacgtatttctcaataaatattggagttgtttacaccatttgacacattctcagctcaatatttactgagaaatgtattcaaaacctaaaaaaaagttaacaaaattgggttaaaaggattatattcattcatttttaaagtttagggaccaaaatttatcaaagtttcgaccagggacgaattccaattttggatcaaagttcaaggactaaaaacatacttaaccctatttatttttatcaaaaacctttttattaaatattagctTTTCAATATTTCTTTTAGTTTCATTTCTAGTAATTTTTCAAGAATTTTGATATCAAACACATGACTTTTTCAGGATGTATTTTCAATCTCTTtactttctaaaattaaaattttattttttgaaatttcttctTTAAGAGAgacttttcaaatttattttgtgagtttttcaaataatattttaattgtctATGAGCAACATCTAATTTTCTGGATCATACAATTCAACATAATCATTGTTATTGCTAGACACACTTACTAGGCTTCCAAATAATTCATTGTTAGCCACCAAGAAAAAAATGTGCTAGTTCAATTGTGTGACTTGACTTTGAGGAGGTTGAGCAATTGTCTTCCTAGCAATATAtgccttttttttcttgaaaattgttcttcacttttcttAGCATTTGGACAATCCGTTTTGACGTGTCCTAGTTCTCCACATCAATAGCACTTAAAATTATAGGAGGATCCTTGATTATTCTTTTTACTACCTTTGAAGTTTCCTTTACCCTTGACCTACATGAACTTGGTGAACTTATTTTTTTGAGACTCATGTTCTCATCGTCAAATTCATTGTCTTATTTAAGGATTTTGCTTTTGGTAATCTTGGACATCAAggtaatatttttctttcttccttagTTGTCTACCTCATTAAATCTTCCaagttcaagatcatgttctcTTAACTTACTAAAATGAATTGTCATAGACATGGTTGAaagatttttcaattttgtaatgGTTGTCAAAggcttcaaaattttaatatcaattcaTCAATATCAAAGGTTATACCTAAACTTGAGAGATCATTGACGATGTGCGTTAAACGCTTCTGAACATTGTAGATGGTTTCACCTTGCTGCATCCGGGACATCTCGTACTCTTGTATTAATGAGTTCTTCCTAGCACACTTCACATCATATGTTCCTTCACGggttactttaaaatataacaacatTTTGAaagttaatttgaaaaaatatcaaAGCCAGCTTTAATACCTATTGTTAGAATCGTACAACGAAATATTTACACTGGACAAAAATagatactttaaaattttcccaAAAATTTTGCTCATTTGAAAAAAATCTTCTTCATTATTCGTTGTCTCAACCATAACAAATTTTTCTCTAACCTTGCAAGTTGCCCACAAATCACTAGTATTTCTACACCCACTTTGAGGGTATGTTGTATAATAGACTTGTTAAGCTTGTTTAGTTAATACAAATGGTTAATTTGTTTGAAGCTTTGATTTATGATTGATATCAACCAACCCATATACATTATCATCTTTAACACCATTGACAATGTAGAATAATCTCTTTGTTTTCAAATCCAACATATGATAATTCTAGTTTCTTCTTAACAGTACCATAATATCCAAATTATGCTAACTGCATATGTTTCCTCAAACACGTATCCCACTATTTATGGTGGAATTATTATATCCATAATCCTTTGTATGGAATCTATATCCATTAATAATCAAACAATTATACGAAGCCAATACCTTTAATGGGTcataacttatttatttcaGCATGTATGGTTGAGATGAAATTATTCACAAcactaagaagaagaagaagaagaagaagaagaaacgaCGATGGACGCAGCGACGACAACAATGGTGGAAAAGGAGGAAtagaaggaggaggaggaagaaaaaaaagaataaagaaaggaagaagaagaaagaagaagaaaaataaaaaaggatgaAGAATTAGAAGAATAAATCATGATATTTAACAATGaataattatcaacaaattttaacaacattatTCAAATATAGATCATTATGTGTTTACATACTTCAAATCATCTATAAACAAagttattcaaatataataatctaaacACATTAGCTAATACAAAAACAAATCTAATCTATCTATCTaatatccaaaaatataaaagtcatGATTATATAAGATTTGTACATCATTTTTATGATCACAATAGAAACTTATAGAATAAGTTTACAAGTTTATGGGATTTAGAAAAAATCATTGTATTTGTCCTTATTACATTGTGTTGCAGCCATATCAAAATTAtgtcaaataaaaaagtgtCTTTTAAATTAGACACTTCACTGAGTATCACACATGTATTAATGTTTGATAAGTGTCTGACATGTGAACACaccatttataaaattttcaactttcttTTCATGTAATTGTTTATCTTCcatcacaataaattttgagTGTATATCACACTTTCtcaataatttaatcttttaatttaatattattgtaacttttaaaatattacattattcTTCAGGAGGGATGGATGAATGTTACAGGTTTAAAAAGACAATTATCAAGTTAAGCTCTATATGAAATAGTAAATACTTATTACATTATATAGTTTAACAATTGAACTTGATTAACATTAAATAAgtcaatataaaaatagaatattttattactGTAACAAACACTATCCCAAGAACTTGTAAGTagtaacttaaaaattaaaaaaaaagatttcaaCATCATAAGAGTAATGTTTTATTACAAATTgataatattgatatataagatagtagaaaaaaaatcaaaacttattACATAAAATGGTTTGGGTGTACACTTAACAGGCAATAACTGAGGAAATTGGACTGAATGCAAATTGAGAGTCCCAAGCATAATTGAATACAGTGGCACCATTAAACAGAGGTTGACCATCACTAACAAGACAAACATCACCTAAAACTTTCAAATATGAAGCTTCAACTGCTTCAATAGTTTGAAATCCTTTACAGTTCAACTTCACATTCTTTTGAACACATGCACACTGATTTCTGATAGTCACAGTCCATTCTATCTTTCCATGCACTTTTCTTCCTGATGGAGATTGGGTTACAATGATATCGCTCAAAGAACATTGACTATAACCTGAAATCATCATGCATAATAcatatcatcaacaatattttgtaaacaaaaCTTACATTTCTCTTATGAGAGAAAATCACACCTTGAGAAACAAGGACAAGTAAGAGAGTTGCAACAAGAATCTTCTCCATTTCTTATAACACAAATACAAGTTTCAATTTTCCAAATTGTTATGCAAAGAATAACAttgtatgtaatattatttataaaccTATTGGAATGTAtctttcaatttgttttttcatttgagaacataattaaatctgaatttaattgttataaattaaaaaaatagtataaattagcaaaagaaaaatatagttgTAATTACATACATAATTATGTAaatagatatattaaaaatgaaagaaataacaACAAATCGTAATGGTTGACTATTCGTGCTTATctttattatatcattatgaTAATACATCAATAAATCTTATAAAGGTAATACATCAATAAATTCTATATTATTTCCCATACACGTAAATacttaaatcaaatcaaattcttgcttaataataattatttttttcctaataCTACAATATTTAACTATTTCACATGAATTTAAActgttaattaatataattattattttaaatcttaataattttattatttttctaaaattatctttaaaatcaaTGGGACTAATGGTAAAGTAATAAATTAAGATGAATTATTACTGCttagaataaaataagaatatatttgCTATGAATACCttcattactttattaattatcataatgttcatattaattttaaaataagcctTATAAAGGTAATGCATAATATATTCCATATACTTTCCcatgtataataattaatttcaaatcaaattcCTCCTTAATAATTAAGTCTATGTAGTTATACAATActacattattttcataaaattgtcTTAAAGTCATTGAGactaatcataaaatattaaattaagatgaattttatttcttagaataaaataacaatatatttgCTATGCATTATACTTTCTTCtgataaatgtttttattaatttcaaaataaatcttatGCATCAATAAGTTCCATGATCTTCTTTAAAAACATTTGTAATAGTTAATTTCAAATCAAGTTTCTCCTTCATAACTAATTATGTCCTTATATCATAATATactatttaagaaatttaaaaaatttagtagtttagtttttattttaaaatttgttcataCAAAGGgagtttttatttaataaatttaaaatgttagaagcataaaaaataacaaagggAGATTTTACAAAGTGATAGAcgatataaaagattaaatcaaATGACAAAATAGATTGGTTGTCTACCTCTTCCATAGTAAAATTCTTCATTAGTCATCTATGATTATCatccatttattttataaataaagactTCAATTTAACTATATTAGTTTCACttaattttctaaaacattTTCATTCCAAGTGTCTATGTTGAGATTAAAAagaatagataaaaataatctaaataaaataaaagaacaacTCATGACTTGCACGTAACCTCATAATCATCTATGAAATTACAAGATAATCAACCCAAGGAGCTTAACTTTCTATATGGAGGACAATACAAATTGTAATAGAAAGATAAAGTGAAAAGCGTTGGATAGATGATAAGATGATGAAGGGTGGATGACGATCCAAATAGTCATTGTTGCTCTCCTTTTATAATAATTCTGGATGGATTTCATTTGTTGCATAAATATGTTGGAGATCCATACTACCCACTTTAATTGTAGAACTTGAGAATGCAAACAAATTTTCGTGCAAAGATTCAACAGTTCAAAATCAGTTTaggttgttatgaaattttgtttgtgtaattgcataatatttaacataattgttttaattttattccatTGTTTTTTGGTgctcttatttaaaatttatacaactatcatttatatataaatatttgacattGAGTATGTCTTTTTggtattgaatatttgataatatcatatatttttttcgtgattttttacaaaaattagttaattgatattgaaacaCTAAAAAATGGGAATGAACATGGTTATGAGTATACCCATTACCTAGTGGAgatgaggatgagacaaaagttatATAGCCATTGAGTATGAAGATGAGGATGagaatgaattttttctttGGAGATGAGGAAACTAGTGCAAAAATTGTTATCCATAATGTTAGTTAAAGAAACTTATAGGACCactatcataataaaaaaagtgtgGTACCAATATTGTCATTAATAGGACGTTTTTAGTGATGGTTAACTCGAGAACCGTCATTAAAAGTGTTGCCAAGACATACGAATAAGATTTTGTTACAAATCATCGTTAAAagttcttcttttaaaaaagacattttttttcttttctcattcgCATTATGTTTGAAAGTCTTTTTTAACCGTCCTTAAAAGCCCTATACGTATTAGTGGTTTGTGATAATGAAACTCTCCCACCCCGCCTTATTACTATCCTTAGTCATGATGACACGttactattataaaatatatgctaaaatttaaaattagtagtgagataataaaatagtacctaatttttataaataagataatacttatttatattatttgtaatgaGTCTTGGCTTATAGTTATTGACGTATGAACACAAATATTACACtaaattaactataaataattcagtatgaaaatataaaatattcttcCAATAAGAAATCCTTCTTAAAGGACAAGTAAATAATAGGATAAAATGTGAAGAACTTTAATGATCTTTAGTGAAGTAGAAACCAGTAGAccaaaataatttcatcctttgGTCATAggagttataattttatttataagaaaatcaattataaatcgTTAATATTCGCCAAATCTAGAGAATATAAAATACTACAAAGATAGAAACCAAAAGATTACAAAGATCATAACTAaaagattacaaaaataataacaaaaagacTACAACATGGACCTCGGCACAAACTCGTGGCCCATTCTTGGAGGTCAACATTTGAAGCTAAGCTCGGTCCATTATGGATCTCTAATGAAGCCCACCGTTTTGAATGTTTAGCCCCATCTTTATGTTTTTTCCTatttgttaagactttggcaagtgtaccaagtcgcgcaagtagtaactgGTAAGACTAGGATATTGTTTCCGAAGAGACTCGTGTAATACTAATTAATTGtgcaattaataactaatttaaactaaagaataaattcataattttgtttttgtacaaGTAAATTTGtggataaaataaagtaaaaggtGAACTTTTTGGCAGTTAAAACACTTAGATGATGGAAAAGACAAGAATTGATATGGAATGGTATTGTTGGGGTTAGAACTCTAATCCCTTAGTAGAATGAGCCTAGATTTCCTTATTAATAGTaaattccttgaactcttaaCAAACAAACCTGCTTTATGAaatagggtttaagacaacaaATCGGTCATATCTTATCATAGCCTTGGGCTATACACAACTCTTTGACCTTGAGTACTTAATTTCTTTAGATAAAATGGTAGCTATATTCATCCTTTGCATCTATTTTTACTATGCTCATCATTACTTTGTTGCACCTACATTGACATGTTCCTGCATCGGTCAAGTGCTTACATCCTTACATCTGACGAATAACATTAAACCTCAAGGGTAAGCGTTCCCTTTcttcattttaaacattacaATATCTTTCCTTTTTTACACTTCTCACTTCCTTGTGtttttttgtctcctttttctcttccatttcCTCGTGTTTTCGTTGCAATCTTTTTCCTCCCTCAAGTATGTTCTCTGTTACTTATGTCGCTTGATTTAGTTCTTCTTGCATTCATCTTTCTTCTTGCTTCTATCAACATTTTAACTTTCGTATGAAGCCATCTTCTCAAATTTTTATTGAACTTTTATTGTTCATATTTTCTTCATGTTCATcttgtttatattattattttcctttcGATTACACATATTTCGCGTTCTGGCTTTAATACCTGTAACAATTGGTATACCTATGATAAGATTGTGAGTTTATGTAGAAGAGCTTTTAGCTCTCATGCAGTTTTCATTTTTAGAGTTTTATGAAAGTTTTCGATGCTTTTGAGGGCATGTGTACCATTCTAAATGTTTCTTCCTATTTTTGGGATTATAATGCATAGTAGATTCTAAAAAAATCTTcactttgtttttaatttttattttcctaggttttttcacatttttgggtTTCAACCTACGTCTCTTACACATTTACCAACCTCTTGTTCGAATGATAGGATTATGACTTTATGCAGAGGGGCTTTTAACTCTAACACAATTTTCCTTTGTAGGGTTTTTCATGAATTTTCGATGCTTTTGAGTGCTTGTGTACAATTCAGAATTTTTCTTGGCATTTCTAGGTGTATGATGCAAAATAGATTCTGAAAAAtccttactttattttttatttatatctttctaCATTTTTTCAGCTTTCTAGGTTTAAACGTGCATCTCGATCCATAAACAAGATCTATTACATATTTACTGACCTCTTGTCCTAAGTATGTTGACCTTATACAACCCCTACTTTTCGTGGGCTAGCTTAAATCCTAAGAGAGAGCTTACTAGCATGACcacagataaaaaaatatcaaagccTTTTGATGCAACCAAACATTATGCAAACATGACGAGAAAAGTGCCATAGTTGGCACTTACAAACTTGATCTTTTGTGCCAAGATGAATCTATTGCATCACCATATAAATTTACCTTTATTTATGCCACATTTTTCGACAAATTTAGTTCATTTGAAAAGGAGCTTCTTACCATTTTAAATGTTTCCCCTGCCTAACTTGATCCGAACAGTTGTGCTTTTGTCTTGGCCTTTCACATATTATTTGTAAGACCCGTTTCGAGATGCtatgtgtaaatttttttttcaaacttcaaACATAACACTAATGCCATCCTATTAAATATGAAGAGTCCaaataattttaactcaaaataaCACTGGTCagaaaattaatatgaaataacTTTATtcctcaaaataaaaatatggtttAACCAACCAACTcgattaaatcataaaaaaaaagacttaataCAAATCCTTTAAGTTTAAACCTCACAACAACTAACTATTACATTCTTATTCAAAGGAATGTTttcaaatgaaagaaataaaagctCCCAAAAGCATCCCCATGAGCTCCTCACAGTTAAGCTTCTTCAACTATCTGCACCCTCATCTACTACTGTATAACACAAGTAATATGATCATCGCAGGTGGAAAACACAACCATAAACATGCAAGAGTGAGCTAACcatataacatatcacataacAATGAACATCAATATACCACTCACCTAGCATTACCACAACATAGCATCAATTATCTACGCTACCAAATATCACATGTTCTCAAATCGAAAACATAGCTTTACCACTAAGAAATATTAAATGGAAAGGCCACTCAACCAAATCTCATATGTAATTTATTGAAGATGACACTTCCCATCAGTGGTGGATCTTGACTAAAAGTGTCGGAGGggccaaagtaatataattttgagattattAAATTCGATccttagtataatgcttcaaaaaataCCTTCTCtaactgaacattttttatcattagtataatgctttaaaatatgtaaagaggtataatctatcttgttttagttaataattttcttttcatcacttttaaaggattaatttattctttcattctttatcaacatactttttttaaaataatactaaaaaataattgatcataatctaataaaaaattgagacatgtaattattaaaagaaaaacatattcattattcttaatacataatacactattattttttctacattcataaaaaaaattacaaaaagctcattcgataaaaaaaaataatgttgtcATTATCAAATAAGACAAAAAGACATGAAAGAAagaggataaatgagaaatataatgagtttatgtctaacttttttcttctttaaaaacaaaaagaagacataTGAGAGTGGGAGATTATtacaatgaaaaggaaaataaaaattaggtttataaatatttggtttaattattcttttgattcatgctttcgtttaaaaatgttaagttggtcctccgatttttttttagtctcaatttggtcccaatttttgaaaaactgatCGTcttgtatgataaattttgttaaattccTCGAAACATATCAATGATCTTtacattaaaattgaaactgtTAATGTGgatgatttgctttgttggtaAAATTAACCTAATCCTactgttaatttttaaataaaatcaggggtcaaaagaataattaaacctaaatatttttattttttattatatttaattttatgtttttttatgtatttacattaaatattatgtttaaataaaagaaataaaaaataaaaaattaatttttattaatttctaatatatatttaaaaaattaatttttaaatatatttttaaattatatatatatatatatatatatatatatatatatatatatatatatatatatgtaaaaaaaataaaaaataaaaatcttggGGGGGTCAGGGCTCCTCCCTACCCCCAAATAGCTCCGCCACTGCTTCCCATTACTCTCGTAGTGAGCCCCGACAAAGTTTACTACTTTCCATTACTCATGCAAGAGCTCCGACGAAGTATACAACTTCCCATTACTCTAATCAAGAACcgacaaagttttcaaatttacatTACTTAGTGGAGCCCCGACCAAGTGCACCCCCAATACAATCACATAGAGTTACCGTCCATTACAATCAAATCCTCACATCATGATCATACATCAAACATATCACATTATACCATGTCGTACTTATATACATATAGTTCTCATAATCATACAAGTACCCACGCCATATCGTCATCTCATGACTCACATGCAACACAAAGTATCACACCAACCATAATGTATACGTACAAAACCATAGAGATTGTAATATCATTCAACCCAGAAAAGCACTACAAATTGGCAACCCAACACTCAATGTTATTGCTCAATGCCATTTGCCTCGTAAAAGCCATGGTCCAGCACCAAAAGGCCATTGCTCAACGCTCAATGCCTTGTAACCCCGTCGCTTAGCGCCAAAACTAGCGCTCAATACCAAAGCCAGCGTTCAACGCCTAACGCTTCAGAAACTCAATGCTCAGCACCAAAGCCAAACCTCTTGTAAAACAGTCTGCTCAACAGCTAGAAATAACGCTCAGCTGACAACACACAAATGCACCCAAAAACACGAAAAACAACACAATTACACatgatttagtcattttaaagGAACACAAAAGTAACATCACAATTCATTCACCATACACAAAAC
Coding sequences:
- the LOC114165283 gene encoding protein TAPETUM DETERMINANT 1-like, whose product is MEKILVATLLLVLVSQGYSQCSLSDIIVTQSPSGRKVHGKIEWTVTIRNQCACVQKNVKLNCKGFQTIEAVEASYLKVLGDVCLVSDGQPLFNGATVFNYAWDSQFAFSPISSVIAC